GCAGCGAAAGGTTTCCCCCAGGATGGGATTGTAAGGTTTCTTCAAACCCTGGAAAAATGCGACGTTAGAGTCATTATCCCTACATCAGGTTTGGGGCCACAGTGTTAACAGGAAGTCTCATGGTATTGCTGTAATACACATAATATTTACCTTGGGCTTCTTGTAGAAACCAGACAAATACCATCTTAAGACCTGCTTGATCCGACCATAGGCACTCTCTTCTTGCACAGCTCTGGGACAAAGTACACAACAGATGACTCAGAGGACATCTGAACAGGACAAAAATGACCTCAACCTGGACGGCGATGCAGAGATACTGACTGTGAGAGCAGATTGGCGTGGTAGTAGTAGTCAGACAGTTTGTCGAGGAAAGAGCGTGGCTCCAGGATGAAGGTAGGCAGCACCACTTTGGACAAGTCCATACCAGGCCGCAGCTGCTTCAGAAGGCCCCAGATCAGACCCTTGTTCTCCTCGGATACGGTCTCCACCTGAGAAGCCTCCCCAGCCTGAAGCAACACATTAAATTGTGCATTTCAAAACCAGAACGACACATTTAACAACAATCACATAACCCTGATGCGGTATGAATGTAGGCCCTCACCTCCGCCATCTCCTCAGTGCCCTGTTCTACATACGGCGTGGCCTGAGGCCCGGGAGACTCGTCTGTTTGGTCCACATCGCTTTCCTCTGTCAGCCTTCCACCGTTTTCGTTGGCCGTGGTGTCCCATTCATCGTGAGCCTCACGCTCAGATCTGTCTGAAAAGCCGTCTTGCTCCATGTGATGATTGCCCAGTAGCAGAGAGTCATTTAATCTAAAATGAACAGATGCGACGTGATGAGCCCGGTCAGAACTGTGTGATTAAGTGTGTGATCATCACGGACTAATGAGGGGCTGTTGCGGCAGTTTAACAGCTAAGAAATATGGTTATGTATGTTTAAAACAAGCAATATTGTTTATGCAGGTGGTCTTTTAAATTATACATGTGTAAAGTTTGGCTAGTATCCTCCACAGCTGACACGAATGAGCCCATTGTATTCAAATGAACTGCAGGGTTTGGCTGTCTTCAGTCATCTGACACCATTATTCTCCACCACCTTTTCACCTCCAGTCTGACTGGCTGCGGAGCAAATGTGCTGACCTATGTGTTTTCCAAGTGtcaacagcacacacaaacacaaaaagaagacagagcaAGGACTTGATACCACATCTCATCATTCACGCAGTCTCAGGAAGGTGTAACTCAACTACTGTGGGCCATATGTTCTAAAAACCACATTCACAAACAATAAATAGAAAGAAATCACTTCACAGATCCAAAATCAGAAGAAGTTTAACTCAATTCTCAAAACACCTGAAGGCACCGACCAGAAAAATCACATTCCTGCAGTGTTCCGGTGACTCACTGACAGTGTTATTACTTATCAACCAAAACTCAGAGGCTTTTCTTACCTCAGCATACAGAAAAACGCTTCGTCGGTGAACAGCACCAGTGTCCTTAGCTCCTCTGTGCTTTTAATCCTCtgatttctttgtgtgtgtgtgtgtgtgtgtgtgtgtgtgtcagtgtgttggTTGGTGTACCGCTTGACGTCTCTTTCTGAAAGGTTTATGTTTCACATACTATTCcagtttcctgcttctcttttaGTCATGTGACAGCACAGAGGGTTGTAATTggccaggagaggagcagggcaCAAGTGAGATGGGTGGGGCGTAACGCTTGTCTGATGCAGGACGTAACAGAAAAGAAAGCACTTGGGAGCTCACACTTGCGCCAGGCAgatcatttccccacatattgtgacacttatagtatagtatatagCTTTACCTGTTTAGGCAGTAGTAATCCAGGTTTATATAACATAGTAAGTTGCTCTGTGATCAAAGACAAGGGGCTTTAGTCACAGAGTAATGGCCACATAGTTCTGAACACAGCACCCTCACAATGTCCTCACAATGTTTAAATTgttaaaagggaaataaaagtgaaaaaattCCTCTACTTCAAAATATGCAACCTGTTCCTGGAATCACTTCTGTTTGACTAATTCCACTTCCACCTTTTGACTGCTGTGAATGTTATATaatgaaaaacagcagaatACTGTTAAAATCCAACATTGTCACAATGTCAGACTTCAGCACACTTGCAATATGGGATCGTTCAGATGTAGACAGGTTACAGTGTGAGCACATGCATCACTTACTGTAATGGCTCCATGTCGCCGAGTGTAGTCGACTGCAGCAGGTGGAGAATATGGGAAGACTCTGAAGACATGCTGATATCTGCTTCTCTCCCAGTTTTGGCCGTCAGCTTGTAGAGACTAGAGCAGCTGAGAGCTAGCTCCAAGGCATCCATCCAGCATCGGCCTGGAAAGAGGGAGGCAAATGTTTCAGATGAGTAAAGTGTTGCTTCAACTGCTTCCTCTATAGTATATGTTAATGACGGCACATTAAACTTTACCATCAGACTCAGACGCTGCCCGAAAGATTAGATAGTTGCTGGGTAAAGGCTGGGTGATGGAGCCAACATTCTCTCCTTTGGGTCCCTGAGCATATGGATGGGAGAGTGAGCTGTGCCAATTTAGTCATATTGTATCATCTGAAAAAATGGCCCTCACTGGGAGCAGGAGCACAGTAGAACCATTGATAGAGAATTATGATCAAGAGATTTAGAActaaggttaaaaaaagattaatgaacttgaaaatataaagaaaattGAAATGATAATTGCGTATTTATATTGCTCTATTATCGCCGCCAGGGGGCACTTATGTGCACTATTCAAAAGGGTTCATTCGGGTCTTCAATTAACTGGCTTTACTGGGCGTTTAATAATCACAGTACTCGTGCAAATATATCAGACCTTGACAGCCCAGATAGATTTGTCCAGTGGGTGGTAGAGCTTAAAACAGAAGCCGTCCTTCTTAGAGGGTCTCTCAATCAGCTTGCAGGCATTAAGTAAGATGGTGCCAACCCAGTGGTCTGATTTGGGAGTCTTATAGATGAGAAGCACTCCTGGCTTCAGGGCACACCACAGCTTAGTCCAACTCTTTAAAGAGCTAcggatctaaaaaaaaaaaaaaaaagaggggggaggaaaatgTGTCAGAATAAGCAGAAAGGACAAAGTTCAGAATAGTAAGTACAATTAAGGTCATTTTACAAGTACAATTGCGGCCATTTTATGACAATTTTACAAACGACAGTTGATGATTACATCATGAAGATTTTGTGACTCAAAAGcctcctgtgtgtgcgtgcgtgcgtgtgtgtgtgacaccttCAGCCAGTTGGACATGATGACAACACTGGGGTCCTTAAGAGCACTGAACAGTTCTTTTGCTGCCCGTTTCTTTTCCTGCCTGTAATTCTGCTTCTGGAGctgatgaataaaaacaaaaggaacacAGGAGTGACTCAGTCGCGTGTCTGTTGATCAACTACCAACACTAGgtggaaacaaaatcaaacaaaatctaCTAATACTAATACAGTATTCTAATAATCATTTAGAACGTGGAGGAGGATCTTCGTAAATTACTATCTCAGTATTGCAGCTTGTTTAATTAGCCCCACTGGACTTAGACAGTGAGAATAAGGAGCTAACTTACATGAAtggatgaaagaaaaacattttcatgGTGCTCTCGTGCAGGACGGTTCGAGTACCTTGAGTGACTCCTTGCGAGCCAGCTtctctgtgggggaggggcagtCCTTCTCAACACCATTAAACATCCTGGTCTcagactggaggagggagggaagacaACAAGGTCATCAGTGTTGATGaagaatgttttaaaataaaccccTTGCTCCCAACGCCTTCCagtaccccccccacccccttccagCTCCCAGATGGGATATAAAGTATAATCTCTCCAGCTGTTCTACCATGTAATCCCTTCCTGGGTCTACTGGGGCTCTTCCCAGTTGAGCATGCAAGCCCTGAAGAGTGCCAAAGGGGGCatccaggaggacagagaactAAAATTACATCTATTAAAAGTCGGCGACAactgaaaagacaaaagagtTCTTTAAGCGTTTCACACAGACTGTGGGAAAATACATCAACGATTCTCTCTGCTCAGCAGTCTGCAGTGGTTTTGCTTCCCTCTGACAGCGCGTTGTTTTTCCAAGCACATGAATGACAGTCAGACACAAGACGTTTCCTAATCAGCAGCTGGGACGGGGACATCACGGCGGACACAGCAGAGCTAACACGGAGGAGCGGCAGTTGTGACGAGACGAGATGACATCAGTCCTATTAACGTGAACTGGGCTTTGAATTAATGCTGCAGGACCAGAgtttcagtgttgctgttgtctaCTGGCCCAATTTCAATTCTTGTTTATTTCTTCACTATCTTGGTTCCAAATATGTAAATAAGgcctgctttaaaaaaaaacaaaaaacacacaacacacaattagCCTTTATGAGAGAGGCAGCAGTGGAACAATAATGGTCTGAGCTGCTAAATAAAAGGCTTGTGGAGCAAAGAAACAGTTCCCACCATGGCCACGATCTATCACACTCTGCTGCTCAGTGAGTTAGTGGACTTTTATGGGTTCAGACAGTGgctcaaaagagaaaaatcacatCACTGTAAAACGTTTCATGAAAGTAACGTTTGAAACAACCTTTAACTCAACAAACGGAGTCAGTCAGACTGAGCTGCTGAGGAGTTGCCCAATCAGGAACAGTTTTCTTACCTTACTGCCTGGTGACTGGGCAGGACTGAGTTCATGACTCAGCATGGAGAGACTGTTCCTGTCTGTTTCACTGCCTGGTGGGAACCCACAACACAAAGTTACAAACAAATGAAGCCGATGAATCAACCTGCTAACAGACAAGAGAAGCGAGACGGCTCAGAGGCGgctggtgagcagcagcagaggagctgggCGGCAGGACCCCTTCCCCCCAAACAGGCAGCTAAATCTCACATTcacaacttttttttgtctttgtcaaCTCTCACCTGGGCTGAGGTTGCAGAGGTCGTTGTCTCCACCATAAGACAGGTTCCGGGTTAAGGTGGGAGGGTCGAtcttgggaggagaggtggcgttgggacagagagagaaccTCCGATGGAACAAgttctcctccttcattctGACAACCTGCTCGTCCTCTGCAGGGAGAAACGTATCAATTGAAGCGGCTttagaaacaggaggaaacaggaaaaagataTTTAGACAGATCAGGAGATTTAACCTCAAATGGACATTAAATTGGATGAACACGTGCATAGAAGTTCTACACCGCCCTAcaactcttcctctctctctgatcCCACTCGGCTGCACTGTATCGACGGCTGGATGAATCGATTGATCGCCACCAAAGGTTTGTTTCCAGAGAGATGCTGATCCCGGTTCTAATGAGCGGGGGCCGAAAGGGACACGTCAGCCTCCATGAGCCTGTGAAAATTCATTCACAGACTGATTCATCTCCCACATAAGTCAACAGCCTTCCTTTCTCCTGAAACCTCTATGAAAGGAGAGACATGACAACAACCAGGTAAATGTGCTCCTCTCTAAAGAAGCTGCTCTGATTGTCCCAGAAGGGCCGCTCTATTATTAGTGTTTGGTGGCTgctgtgcacacatgcacaggtgTGGCTCAGCAGAACCCAGCGAGCAATGCAAGCTGCATGGACGCAACATACAGTATAGTTCACAACAGGCTGCCAAACTGGACAGTCACCGTCTCCCAGGCAGAGTTAATCCTTCTTACGGGCCCTGAGGCAGCCTAAgatgtgagcaggcagacacgaAGGCTGCCCTGTGCTCAGAAAAAACCTAGTTAACCcccggtgtgtttgtgtgaatgagggtgtgacctttgacctttgaatgCGTTccgttgttttcttttaatgccAGTTTGTGTATTTTTAGTGGGGGATTACACTTAATCTAATGAGATTCTTCCAAAATGATTACGTGAAATCCCATTCAAATAATCTGAGTGCCTGTATGAAACATTCAAATACGAAATTAAACGGCACCAGCCTCCAATAAACAACACAACAGAATGTTTGTAGAAGTGGGAATAGCAAGAAAAAAATGATCACAAAAGgaggatgtctgtgtagattctcaatcatccaggtcatagttacggtatccaaggtagttcaaaagagaagaaaaacagtccagctgacacaAAACTGCCTTGGACAAAAGGAGGAATTAAAAGACTTTCTCACACCCTAAACAGTCATTCCAGTCTTTCACCATTATGCTACCATGCGCTGTGGAATGGTGCAAAATCTCAAAACTCAAAGCATAAATGTTGCCAGTCTGGACCAACATTAGCTTCTACCACCACAGTTATGCAGCCAGGATGCAGCCAATATTTACCCGGTGATATTGACATCTCGTGTGAACGATAACAGTAAGTTAGCAGCAGCCAGTAGCACACACTCGCATCAAACATTAACCGTGTACTGTGAAATCACACCTTACTAACCACAACAAAACAGGTGACCCACAGTTACCTCAAATGGAACGGGCTAGTTCTTGTTAGCAACTATTAGCCCAacctctgttttccctctgaCAGGGAAGCAGGTGGACTGGAACATAGACATGCTGCAACATGAAAACTGTTAGCATGCTCGGCTGGTTTAACTAGCATCATTCTGAAACTCTCAAGACATGAAAGTAAAGGTGCAGATTTAACCGTTGACAATATTCCTCACGACACTGACAGCAGGAACAGGTTTGAATGCGACGTGGCCATTAAAAATCAAGGTTCATAAGCATGCGGGAACCTCGGCGGTAGACGGCCAGAGTGCATGTGTTTGCACACTTTCTGCAACATGTGCTTGTGTGAGATCCCTGAAACACTGACAGCGTACATCGAGCCAGCTGTTGCTAATGCGAGGGCAGAGATT
The nucleotide sequence above comes from Takifugu rubripes chromosome 9, fTakRub1.2, whole genome shotgun sequence. Encoded proteins:
- the osbpl5 gene encoding oxysterol-binding protein-related protein 5, which codes for MKEENLFHRRFSLCPNATSPPKIDPPTLTRNLSYGGDNDLCNLSPGSETDRNSLSMLSHELSPAQSPGSKSETRMFNGVEKDCPSPTEKLARKESLKLQKQNYRQEKKRAAKELFSALKDPSVVIMSNWLKIRSSLKSWTKLWCALKPGVLLIYKTPKSDHWVGTILLNACKLIERPSKKDGFCFKLYHPLDKSIWAVKGPKGENVGSITQPLPSNYLIFRAASESDGRCWMDALELALSCSSLYKLTAKTGREADISMSSESSHILHLLQSTTLGDMEPLQLNDSLLLGNHHMEQDGFSDRSEREAHDEWDTTANENGGRLTEESDVDQTDESPGPQATPYVEQGTEEMAEAGEASQVETVSEENKGLIWGLLKQLRPGMDLSKVVLPTFILEPRSFLDKLSDYYYHANLLSQAVQEESAYGRIKQVLRWYLSGFYKKPKGLKKPYNPILGETFRCCWLHPQTDSCTFYIAEQVSHHPPISAFHVCNRKDGFSISGSILAKSKFYGNSLSAILDGKARLLFLNRDEEYVITMPYAHCKGILYGTMTLELGGKVTIECEKTKCFLELEFKLKPFLGGACSVNQISGKIFMGEELLATIDGHWDSEVFVHEKQSGQQETLWNPTPDVRRSRLKRQVVQIDQQGEFESERLWQHVTSAIKDRDQLRATQEKFVLEEAQRKEAKERGEKPWTPHLFHQDPVTSDWTYRHIDFRPWDPEHCLVQFEKDGIIQTQEKSQKQHSSLSFSWASQEKAEMNGKHRKVSSQPSSCSQNTESSSTTPEPTNESSDNEGLIKQCSRCNKEVKDIAQIEASITSIKKTQLDIQRNLAALSRQLARQRAAEDGVTLTSRHWLIFCVLLLSQLLLNYIFT